From Anopheles darlingi chromosome 2, idAnoDarlMG_H_01, whole genome shotgun sequence, the proteins below share one genomic window:
- the LOC125959348 gene encoding death-associated inhibitor of apoptosis 1-like produces the protein MTTEEWTAQFLNQQPQATPSDTEEEDNEWVRYRTRAFAEEEARREEERRKEAEYLAVIDELLAQEGPWETETWLEEESLNLEENPHTPSSRFADEQNRCRLLRKPSTAKVALDRNSLANVPGPSYDECGIKIRPHSYAQNASDHPRRDVRRGACEGSSNRSPNVTSTDRHGQGGSTEPLTGESEAAFFSSNPTSMTTARPTWRPEYPMYENEAARLESFEAWPTAMSPNPQQLSDAGFFYTGQGDQVKCFSCGGGLKDWEPDDDPWEQHSIWYGNCAYRTMMTTPKLLDDAMDNERIATPSGGPDGKSCRICYDSEYNTAFMPCGHVVACDKCASSVTKCPICQQPFYNVLKLYLS, from the exons ATGACGACCGAGGAATGGACAGCGCAATTCCTCAATCAGCAGCCCCAAGCGACACCCAGTGACACGGAAGAGGAAGATAATGAGTGGGTGCGATATCGCACCCGCGCCTTCGCCGAGGAAGAGGCCCGACGCGAGGAGGAACGCCGGAAGGAGGCGGAATACCTCGCCGTGATAGACGAGCTGTTGGCCCAAGAAGGCCCGTGGGAAACGGAAACCTGGCT GGAAGAAGAGAGCCTCAACCTCGAGGAAAACCCGCATACGCCCTCTTCCAGGTTCGCCGACGAACAAAACCGCTGCCGGCTGCTGCGAAAACCATCAACAGCCAAGGTGGCCCTCGATCGGAATTCCCTGGCCAACGTGCCGGGCCCCAGCTATGACGAATGCGGTATCAAAATACGACCGCACTCGTACGCACAGAATGCGAGCGATCATCCTAGACGAGACGTACGGAGAGGCGCCTGTGAGggtagcagcaaccgcagtcCCAACGTGACCAGCACCGATCGCCATGGACAAGGTGGCAGTACGGAGCCGCTAACGGGAGAATCTGAAGCGGCCTTTTTCAGCAGCAACCCGACCTCGATGACGACGGCTCGACCGACTTGGCGTCCCGAATACCCGATGTACGAAAACGAAGCCGCGCGGTTGGAATCGTTCGAGGCTTGGCCAACGGCGATGTCTCCGAATCCACAACAGCTGAGCGACGCGGGATTTTTCTACACCGGCCAAGGCGATCAGGTGAAGTGCTTTAGCTGCGGCGGAGGACTGAAGGACTGGGAGCCGGACGATGACCCGTGGGAGCAGCATAGCATCTGGTACGGTAATTGCGCCTacaggacgatgatgacaacACCGAAACTCCTGGACGACGCCATGGATAACGAGAGGATCGCAACCCCGAGCGGCGGTCCCGACGGCAAGAGTTGCCGGATCTGCTATGACAGCGAGTACAATACGGCGTTCATGCCGTGCGGCCATGTCGTGGCGTGCGACAAGTGTGCCTCATCCGTCACCAAATGCCCGATATGCCAGCAGCCGTTTTACAATGTACTAAAACTTTACCTGTCCTAG